The following DNA comes from Fervidibacillus albus.
TCAGAAGTATGAAAAGGCATAGATGATTAGGAAAAATGAATTATTGTGCTGTATATCCGCCATCAACTAAAACCGTCGTTCCCGTAACGAAATCGTTTTCGACTAAAAAGACGATTGCATGGGCGACTTCTTCCGGTTTTCCTAAACGGCCAATCGGATGTTTTGCAACTAAACCATCGTAAAATTCACCTAATAATTCTTTATTGACCATACCTGTTTCGATATATGCAGGAGCAACCGCATTTACGCGAATATTTTTCGAAGCATATTGAAGGGCCGCAGATTTCGTCATTAAATTGACTGCCCCTTTTGAAGCATTATACGCAAAAGCTCCTGGTTCACCGACGCTTCCGAGAATCGAGGCTGTGTTAACGATAACACCGCCACCCGTTTTTAACATTTCTCTAACGGCATATTTAATCCCGAAAAATACCCCGTCTTGGTTAACGCGTATTACTTTATGATAATCTTCATAAGACAGTTGATGCGTCTCCGACAAGTCTCCCACGCCTGCGTTATTTATCATTACGTCTAGTCTTCCATAATGTTTAACCGTTTCTGAAACTAAATTAGCAACGGATTCTTCATTCCCCGCATCTGCTTGGATAAATAAAACATCTGCTCCTTGTTCTTTTAAATCTTTTTCTACAGCCTTTCCTCCTTCCACATTATAATCCGAAATGACGACCTTGGCTCCCTTCTCCACAAAAGCCTTTACCGTCGCAAGGCCAATGCCTGACGCTCCTCCGGTGACGATTGCTATTTTTCCATTCAAATCAGTCATACCTTTCTCCCCTAAAAAAAAGTAAATTTTTCCATTTCTTTTTTTAGAGTAACATACTTATGTTCATGAAAATGTTACAATTACATGAAAGTGCTTACAAAATAAAATAGGAAAACACTCTTCCTTCTTCCAAAGGAAAAACAAATGGAATTTTCAACTATACCAATGCTGCGAAAACAACAAGAAACGTTCGTTCCGATAAATCGTTAACCTTCACAAATGTACTTTCAATAGCGCTTTCCTTTGAAGGTAGCAAGATTAAAGCGTATGGGTAGATCATTTTTATTGAAGATCAGCCTTAGACAAATGGCAAAACGTAGGTTTTTAGAATTTCTTTCAAAAAAGAAAAAGGGGGAATTGTGTTTGTATCGATCCCCCCTATAGAGCAAGTTTATCCGAGCTCCGTTTTTTCTTTTAAATATTGATCCACTTCTTCTGCCACTTCCCGACCTTCACGAATCGCCCAAACGACTAAACTTTGCCCCCTTCGCACATCACCAGCAGCAAAAATTCCTTCCACATTCGTTCCATATTTTCCAGAGGCGATTTTAGCGAGGTTGTTCTCCGAATCCACACCGAATTGTTTTAATAGACGGGTATACGTTCCTTCAAATCCGATTGCAATTAAAACGCAGTCGGCCGGCCAAATTTTTTCCGTCCCCCGAATTTGTTCAAAATAGACTCCCTTTTCGGTGACAATTTTTTTCGTATCCACTGTTAAAACCCCTTTTACATGTCCCCTTTCATCTTTCAATATTTTTTTCGTTTGGATTAAATATTGTCGCGGATCGGTTCCAAATACCGCTTCGGCTTCTCGGTGGGCATAATCGACGGTAAAAATGTCCGGATCCGCCGGCCAAGGCGTGTGATCTGGACGGGCAAAAGGGGGCTTCGGATGCTTTCCGAATTGGACAACACTACGGCATCCTTGGCGAATTGCCGTCGCTACACAATCCGCCCCCGTATCCCCACCGCCGATGACGATCACATGTTTATCATGTAAGTTTATTTCTCGATCGGTATTCGAATTCATCCGTTGTTTCGTCGTGGACGATAAGTAATCCATCGCAAAAATAACCCCCGATGCATCCCTTCCTTCAATACGTAAATCCCGCTGCTTTTGTGCGCCGGTTGCAATGATTACTGAATCAAAGTTCCTTTGAATTTCCTCGGTAGATATTTGTTCGCCTACTTCCGTATTCGTAACAAAGGAAATACCCTCATCTTCCAATAGCCGAACTCTTCTTTGTACGATCCGTTTATCTAATTTCATGTTTGGAATTCCGTACATTAATAATCCCCCGGGCTGTTCATCCTTTTCATAAACTGTAACCGAATGACCCATTTGGTTTAAAATATCCGCCGCTGCCAAACCTGCAGGTCCCGATCCGATGATTGCGACCCGCTTCCCCGTTCGTCTCGTAGGAATTCGCGGCGTAATCCAACCCATTTCAAAACCTTTATCGATAATTTTCCGTTCGATTGATTTGATTGCCACAGGCGGATCGGTTATTCCTAACGTACAAGATCCTTCACAAGGAGCCGGACATATGCGACCGGTAAACTCAGGAAAGTTGTTCGTCTTCAATAACCGGTCCAATGCTTCTTTCCACTTTCCCCGATAAACGAGGTCATTCCATTCCGGTATCAGATTATGAATTGGACAACCGCTGGCTGAACCATTTATTTCCATTCCTATATGGCAAAAGGGTGTCCCACAATCCATGCAACGGGCACTTTGAATTCTCGCCTCCTGATCGGTGAATGAAAAGGAAAATTCCTCCCAATCATTCAACCGTTCCTTCGGGTCCCTTTCCCGTAATTCCATCCGTTCGTATTCCATAAAACCGGTCTTTTTCCCCAAATGTAGACACCCCCTCCTAATTTACTACAACTTCTTTCGCCTTCGTCTTCGAAAAACGATTTTGACCTTGAATCGTTTCAAAGGCAATATGAAGGGCTTTTTCAACGGAATAACCCGAATTTTTCCAACGATTCATTTCCAACATCATCCGTTTGTATTCTGTCGGGATAATTTTTACAACTCCTTCTTTCATCCGATCCCAATCATTCAACACGTCAAAGGCTCGCAAACTTCCCGTGTATTGGAAATGGTTTTCCACGAAACGTTTGACTTCCAAAAGCTCTTCCTCATTCGGCGGTTCCGTTTCAATCATTTCGTCGTTTAATACATCTTTCCAGTCAGCTGTCCAATCGGTAAACAAATAAGCAATTCCTCCGCTCATGCCAGCGCCGAAATTTTTTCCAATTCCCCCTAAAATAACCACTTTTCCTCCGGTCATATATTCGCAACCGTGATCGCCGATTCCTTCCACAACGGCACTACCACCGCTCAATCGGACGGCGAAACGTTCACCTGCTCGACCGTTTATATACACTTCACCATCTGTTGCTCCATAAAGGGCTACATTTCCAACAATCACGTTTTCACCAGCAGAAAATTTTGCCTTGTCCGGCGCTTTTAGGATGAGTTTTCCTCCAGATAATCCTTTTCCAAAATAATCATTCGCATCCCCTGTTACGAAAAGGCTCATTCCCTTTGGAACAAACGCACCGAAACTTTGTCCGGCTGAACCGTGGAATTTGATCGTCACCGTATCCTCTCGTAATCCTATATCCCCATATTTTTTCGATATTTCGCTACCGACGATCGTTCCAACGGCTCGCATCGTATTGTTGATTGGTAATTGCAATTGGACAGGAGTATTTTCTTCTATCGATTGTTTCACTTTCGGTAAAATAATTGATAAATCAGTTGTTCCTTCAAGTTGATGATCTTGATTTCTTCGCCAGCTCCGATCTCCATTCGGTTGAAAGAGAAGCCGTTCTAAATTTAGATACTTTGCCTTCCAATGTTGTTTTGCCCGTTCGTTCACCGTTAAAAGATCCGTCCTTCCGACCATCTCATCGACCGTTCGAAAGCCGAGGCTTGCCATCATTTCCCTCACTTCTTCTGCAATATACGTCATAAAGCGGACGACGTGTTCAGGATCTCCTGTAAATTTTCCCCTTAATTTCGGGTTTTGCGTGGCAATACCAACAGGACACGTATCTAAATGACATGCGCGCATCATCACACAACCAATGGCGACTAGAGGAGCAGTACCGAAGCTGAACTCTTCCGCACCGAGTAGGGCAGCGATGACGACATCTTTTCCGGTCATCAGTTTTCCGTCTGTTTCTAAACGAACTCGATTTCTTAGTCCGTTCAGCATTAACGTTTGGTGGGCTTCCGCCAATCCTAATTCCCATGGGAGACCTGAGTGTTTAATACTCGTTTTTGGCGATGCACCCGTTCCACCGTCGTACCCACTTATCACTATTCCGTCTGCCTTCGCCTTCGCCACACCCGCTGCAATTGTACCAACGCCTGACTTTGACACAAGCTTTACACTGATGCGGGCGTTCCGATTCGCATTTTTCAAATCAAAGATGAGTTGCGCTAAATCTTCGATGGAATATATGTCGTGATTCGGTGGAGGCGAGATCAATCCAACGCCGGGTGTTGAACCTCTAACTTTGGCTACCCAAGGATACACTTTATTTCCCGGCAATTGGCCACCTTCTCCTGGCTTCGCTCCTTGGGCCATTTTTATTTGAATTTCATCAGCATTAACGAGATAGTGGCTTTTGACACCGAAACGACCGGATGCAATTTGTTTTATTCGACTTTTCCGACAATCCCCATTAGCATCTGGAATGTATCGAGCCGCGTCTTCCCCTCCTTCACCACTGTTACTTTTTGCACCGATTCGATTCATCGCAATGGCTAGCGTCTCGTGGGCTTCTTTACTTAATGAACCGAAAGACATGGCACCCGTTTTGAAACGGCGGAGAATCGATTGTACCGGTTCAACTTCCTCAATTGGAACCGGAGGCAAATGAGAAGAAAAAGCAAATAAATCCCGAAGAAAATTCATTCTCCCTTCATTTACGATACGAGAATATTGTTTATAAAGGTCCTTATCCCCCTTTCGAACGGCCCATTGGAGTAAATGGATCGTTCCCGGATTGAAAGCGTGGTGTTCTCCATCCTTTCTCCATTGAAAGTCGCTTCCGGAGTCTAACGTTTGATCCATTCTATTCGTAAAGGCATGGCGATGACGTAATTTCGCTTCTTTTCCGATCATTTGTAGATCGATTCCATCGATTTGGGAAGCGGTTCCGGTGAAATATCGATCGATTACATCGTTTGAAATTCCAACTGCTTCAAAGATTTGTGCACCCCGATAGCTTTGTATCGTAGAAATCCCCATTTTGGCCATTACTTTAACAATGCCATCCGTTACCGCACTTACATATTGCTTTACAATATCGGAAAAACACCCTTGTATCGTTCCTTCCGAAATTAATGCTCGATAGGTGGAGTAAACTAAATATGGACAAACGGCATCGGCACCGTAACCGATTAATGCAGCAAAATGATGAACTTCCCTCGTTTCCCCAGTATCAGCAATGATGCTTACCTCCGTTCTTAATCCGGTTTGAATTAAATGATGGTGAATGCTACTGACGGCCAACAACATCGGTATAGGTGCCTTCGTTTCGTCCATATCCCGATCTGATAAGATTAACAACTCCACCCCTTCGGAAACCGCCCGTTCCGCCTCCATACAGATTCGATTAACCGATGATTCCAATTCGCCTGAAAAAAGAGTAGGAATTCGTTTACTTTTCTTACCTTTTGCGCCTCCATTTTGTATTTGAGCCAGTTGACGTTCGGTAATGATTGGGCTATTTAACCGAATGCGTCGGCAATTTTCCTTTCCTAGTTGTAATATATTTCCTTCCTTTCCTAAGTAAGTAACCGTGGAAGTAACGAATTTTTCCCGTATGGAGTCAATAGGCGGATTTGTAACTTGTGCAAACAGTTGTTTGAAATAGTTGAAAAGGGATTGGGGACGATCCGATAATACGGCAAGGGGAGTGTCATTTCCCATCGATCCGATCGGGTCTTTCCCTTCCGTAACAATCGGTATCAAATATTTATGAATATCTTCATACGTATATCCAAAAGCTCGTTGGAAAGGAAGGACATTTTTGGGATAAACATTTTCTTCCTGTTCCACTTCAAGGGAAGCTAACTCGGATCGAAGCCATTTTTCATACGGATGGCTGTTTGCTAAATCTTCTTTCAGCTCATTATTAGAGATGATTCTACCTTGTTGTAGATCGATTAGTAACAAATCTCCAGGACCGATCCGTTCTTTGTATAAAATTTGTTCCTCGGTTAAATCGATGACTCCAGCCTCCGATGATAGAACAATTTTATTGTCCGTCGTTACATAATATCGAATCGGACGTAATCCATTTCGATCCAACTTAGCTCCGATTTGTTTTCCATCGGTAAAAACAATGGCAGCAGGACCGTCCCACGGCTCCATCAGTAAACTATAATATTCATAAAATGCCTTCACTTCCGGAGACATCCGTTTATTACTCAACCATGGTTCAGGAATGAAAGTCATAGCAACTTGAGCAGGAGACATGCCGGAAAGAACGAAAAATTCAAAAGCGTTATCCAACATCGACGAATCGCTTCCGTTCGGATCGATAATAGGCAATACATTTTCGAATTGTTTACCGAACGCATACTTAGCGATTTTTCGTTCACGGGCTTTCATCCAACTTTTATTTCCTTGAATCGTATTAATTTCACCGTTATGAAGGAGATAACGATTCGGATGGGCTCTTTCCCAACTTGGGAACGTGTTCGTACTAAATCGAGAATGGACGAGTGCATATGGGGAGATAAAATCATCATCTTGAAGGTCTAAATAAAATTTTCCCACTTGTCCGGAGGTGAGTAATCCTTTATAAACAATCGTTCGTGAGGAAAGACTGGCAACATATAAACTTTTTTTCCATTCCTTCGCCCACTTTTCCACCCGTTTTCGAATGACGTATAAATTTCGTTCGAACTCCAAATCGAGACAATCGGGATTCGCTTGAATAAAAATTTGGCGAATGAGTGGACAGCTTTCCTTCGCTATGTTTCCTAACACGTTCATATCGATCGGAACCGTCCGCCAACCGAGTACAGTTAATCCCTCATCATTTACAATATTTTCAAATTGCTTTTCCATTTCCCCTTGTTCCAGATCATTTTTATCAAAAAAGATCATCCCTACC
Coding sequences within:
- a CDS encoding SDR family NAD(P)-dependent oxidoreductase, which produces MTDLNGKIAIVTGGASGIGLATVKAFVEKGAKVVISDYNVEGGKAVEKDLKEQGADVLFIQADAGNEESVANLVSETVKHYGRLDVMINNAGVGDLSETHQLSYEDYHKVIRVNQDGVFFGIKYAVREMLKTGGGVIVNTASILGSVGEPGAFAYNASKGAVNLMTKSAALQYASKNIRVNAVAPAYIETGMVNKELLGEFYDGLVAKHPIGRLGKPEEVAHAIVFLVENDFVTGTTVLVDGGYTAQ
- a CDS encoding glutamate synthase subunit beta, which gives rise to MGKKTGFMEYERMELRERDPKERLNDWEEFSFSFTDQEARIQSARCMDCGTPFCHIGMEINGSASGCPIHNLIPEWNDLVYRGKWKEALDRLLKTNNFPEFTGRICPAPCEGSCTLGITDPPVAIKSIERKIIDKGFEMGWITPRIPTRRTGKRVAIIGSGPAGLAAADILNQMGHSVTVYEKDEQPGGLLMYGIPNMKLDKRIVQRRVRLLEDEGISFVTNTEVGEQISTEEIQRNFDSVIIATGAQKQRDLRIEGRDASGVIFAMDYLSSTTKQRMNSNTDREINLHDKHVIVIGGGDTGADCVATAIRQGCRSVVQFGKHPKPPFARPDHTPWPADPDIFTVDYAHREAEAVFGTDPRQYLIQTKKILKDERGHVKGVLTVDTKKIVTEKGVYFEQIRGTEKIWPADCVLIAIGFEGTYTRLLKQFGVDSENNLAKIASGKYGTNVEGIFAAGDVRRGQSLVVWAIREGREVAEEVDQYLKEKTELG
- the gltB gene encoding glutamate synthase large subunit encodes the protein MSFNQMPASRGLYRPEEEHDACGIGMYAHIKGKASHDIVEKGLSMLERLDHRGGGVDEQTGDGSGIMVAIPDQFFKKVCTNIHLPKKGHYGVGMIFFDKNDLEQGEMEKQFENIVNDEGLTVLGWRTVPIDMNVLGNIAKESCPLIRQIFIQANPDCLDLEFERNLYVIRKRVEKWAKEWKKSLYVASLSSRTIVYKGLLTSGQVGKFYLDLQDDDFISPYALVHSRFSTNTFPSWERAHPNRYLLHNGEINTIQGNKSWMKARERKIAKYAFGKQFENVLPIIDPNGSDSSMLDNAFEFFVLSGMSPAQVAMTFIPEPWLSNKRMSPEVKAFYEYYSLLMEPWDGPAAIVFTDGKQIGAKLDRNGLRPIRYYVTTDNKIVLSSEAGVIDLTEEQILYKERIGPGDLLLIDLQQGRIISNNELKEDLANSHPYEKWLRSELASLEVEQEENVYPKNVLPFQRAFGYTYEDIHKYLIPIVTEGKDPIGSMGNDTPLAVLSDRPQSLFNYFKQLFAQVTNPPIDSIREKFVTSTVTYLGKEGNILQLGKENCRRIRLNSPIITERQLAQIQNGGAKGKKSKRIPTLFSGELESSVNRICMEAERAVSEGVELLILSDRDMDETKAPIPMLLAVSSIHHHLIQTGLRTEVSIIADTGETREVHHFAALIGYGADAVCPYLVYSTYRALISEGTIQGCFSDIVKQYVSAVTDGIVKVMAKMGISTIQSYRGAQIFEAVGISNDVIDRYFTGTASQIDGIDLQMIGKEAKLRHRHAFTNRMDQTLDSGSDFQWRKDGEHHAFNPGTIHLLQWAVRKGDKDLYKQYSRIVNEGRMNFLRDLFAFSSHLPPVPIEEVEPVQSILRRFKTGAMSFGSLSKEAHETLAIAMNRIGAKSNSGEGGEDAARYIPDANGDCRKSRIKQIASGRFGVKSHYLVNADEIQIKMAQGAKPGEGGQLPGNKVYPWVAKVRGSTPGVGLISPPPNHDIYSIEDLAQLIFDLKNANRNARISVKLVSKSGVGTIAAGVAKAKADGIVISGYDGGTGASPKTSIKHSGLPWELGLAEAHQTLMLNGLRNRVRLETDGKLMTGKDVVIAALLGAEEFSFGTAPLVAIGCVMMRACHLDTCPVGIATQNPKLRGKFTGDPEHVVRFMTYIAEEVREMMASLGFRTVDEMVGRTDLLTVNERAKQHWKAKYLNLERLLFQPNGDRSWRRNQDHQLEGTTDLSIILPKVKQSIEENTPVQLQLPINNTMRAVGTIVGSEISKKYGDIGLREDTVTIKFHGSAGQSFGAFVPKGMSLFVTGDANDYFGKGLSGGKLILKAPDKAKFSAGENVIVGNVALYGATDGEVYINGRAGERFAVRLSGGSAVVEGIGDHGCEYMTGGKVVILGGIGKNFGAGMSGGIAYLFTDWTADWKDVLNDEMIETEPPNEEELLEVKRFVENHFQYTGSLRAFDVLNDWDRMKEGVVKIIPTEYKRMMLEMNRWKNSGYSVEKALHIAFETIQGQNRFSKTKAKEVVVN